From one Bordetella genomosp. 9 genomic stretch:
- a CDS encoding ABC transporter ATP-binding protein, with translation MPLLTLDRLSSARLSPVSLECQPGECHAILGPSGSGKSVLLRLIADLDPGTGDASLRGVPRSRMSGPQWRREVVYCQAEAGWWHERVAEHFADREAATAVMNRLGLAAGKLDAMVHELSTGERQRLGLIRALLLRPSVLLLDEPTASLDAQSTMQVEQEMRRCLRDGRAVLLVTHSAEQAARMATHSWRMEQGRLERRA, from the coding sequence ATGCCCCTGCTTACCCTGGATCGCCTTTCTTCGGCACGCCTGTCGCCCGTCAGCCTGGAATGCCAGCCCGGCGAATGCCATGCCATCCTGGGGCCGTCCGGCTCCGGCAAATCCGTGCTGCTGCGGCTGATCGCCGATCTCGACCCTGGAACGGGCGACGCCTCCTTGCGAGGGGTGCCCCGGTCGCGGATGTCAGGGCCGCAGTGGCGGCGGGAGGTGGTCTATTGCCAGGCCGAGGCCGGCTGGTGGCATGAGCGCGTGGCCGAGCACTTTGCCGACCGGGAGGCCGCGACAGCGGTGATGAACCGGCTGGGCCTGGCTGCCGGCAAGCTGGACGCCATGGTGCATGAGCTGTCCACCGGGGAGCGGCAGCGCCTGGGGCTGATACGGGCCTTGCTGCTGCGGCCGTCCGTATTGCTGCTGGACGAGCCCACGGCATCGCTGGACGCGCAATCGACGATGCAGGTCGAGCAGGAGATGCGCCGCTGCCTGCGGGATGGCCGCGCCGTGCTGCTGGTCACGCATAGCGCGGAACAGGCGGCGCGCATGGCGACCCATTCCTGGCGCATGGAGCAAGGCCGCCTGGAGCGCCGCGCATGA